The DNA region CTGCACCCCGGAACCGGAGGTCACCGAGGCGGAGATCGCCTGGCTGCGCAGTCTCGACCCGCAGGGTTTCTACAGGTGAGGAGCACGGTGTGAGCGGTGGAATCTGGATGGGCAAGGGCCTGTCCTTCCGGGGCTTCGGGCACTACTTCCCGCGGCACTGCGAGGAGATCCCGGCGGACCTGCCCGAGGCCCCCGAGATGGAGGCGGCGGTCCTCGGCCCCGACCTCGGCGTGGAGCGGCGGCACCTGTCCGACGACACGGAGACCGTGCCGTTCATGGCCGTGCAGGCGGGCCGGCACGCGCTGCGCAACGCCGGTCTCGAAGCCGACGACCTCGACCTGGTGGTCTTCTCGTCCTGGTCGCAGCGCAGGTACGCGCCCGAGGACGCGCCCCGGATCGCGATGCGGCTCGGCGCCGGGCGGGCCCTGGCCTTCGACGTGTGCGCGGCCTGCGTCGGCTTCGTGCACTCCGTGCAGACGGCCGCGGCGATGCTGACCAGCCACCAGTGGCGGCGCGCCCTCGTGGTCTGCTCCGACCAGTTCTCGCAGCGGCTCAAGCCCGGACGGCGGGGCTCCTACGTCGGCGGGGACGGGGCGGGCGCCGCGGTCCTGGAGGCGGGGCCGCCGGACGACTCCCGGCTGCGGGACTCCGTCGTGCTCAGCTACGGCGAGCACGCGGGCGTCTCCAAGGCCCGTGGCAAGGACGGCTGGACGGTGAGCCTGCCCTCGATCGCGCAGGTGGCGGCGGCGACCGCGGGCGAGGCCACGGATCTGGTGCTGCGGCGCGCGGGCATGACGATGGCCGACGTGGACCGGGTGGTGCCGCATCCGGGGTCGACCCGGATCAGCGAGGAGCTCATCCGGCGCATCGGCGCCGACCCCGCGAGGGTCCTGACGAACCTGCGCACCCGCGGCCAGACCACCAGCGCGACGATCCCGAGCGCGCTGTCGGAGTTCACCGAGTCCGGCGAACTGCGCAAGGGCGACGTGATCCTGTCGCCCGCGGCCGGCGCGGGCTGGTTCTCGGGAGCGCTGCTCTACCAGCTCTGAGACCCCAGCTCTTCTGAGTGAGCCCCCAGCTCTGCGACTCCAGCTCCGAGACCCCAGCTCTGCGACTCCAGCTCCGAGCCTTCAGCTCGGAGACGAGACAGCACGCACACGACGGGAAGACGAGGAAAGGACCTCCCTCATGTCCGCAACCCAGTCACCGCTCGACAGCGGCGGTCCGCCGGTCGTGCTCAGCGGCGTCGGCCACTACTTCCCCGGCGAGCCGGTCACCAACGACCACTTCGCCCAACTGCCGGGACTCGACGTGGACGACGCCTGGATCCGCAAGTACACCGGCGTCCGGACCCGCCACTGGGCGGGGCCCGAGGAGCGGTTCGCCGAGATGGGCGTCAAGGCCGCGCGGGCCGCCCTCGACGACGCGGGTCTCGACATCGCCGACGTGGACGTGATCGTCGGCACCAGCGCGACCGCCCGGCCGCGCGCCAACCCGTCCTCGATCGGCAACAACTACATGGACA from Streptomyces flavofungini includes:
- a CDS encoding ketoacyl-ACP synthase III, with translation MSGGIWMGKGLSFRGFGHYFPRHCEEIPADLPEAPEMEAAVLGPDLGVERRHLSDDTETVPFMAVQAGRHALRNAGLEADDLDLVVFSSWSQRRYAPEDAPRIAMRLGAGRALAFDVCAACVGFVHSVQTAAAMLTSHQWRRALVVCSDQFSQRLKPGRRGSYVGGDGAGAAVLEAGPPDDSRLRDSVVLSYGEHAGVSKARGKDGWTVSLPSIAQVAAATAGEATDLVLRRAGMTMADVDRVVPHPGSTRISEELIRRIGADPARVLTNLRTRGQTTSATIPSALSEFTESGELRKGDVILSPAAGAGWFSGALLYQL